DNA from Opitutus sp. ER46:
GGCCGGTCGCCCGCGGACCACCTGCCTTGAGCTAGGCTCATTGGCCGCGCCACGACGGCGCCGAAGAAATCATCCGACCTGGCGGCGGTGCAGGATCGTCGCCCACGCCCCGGAATTTCCAAACGTGCCGCTATGGCTGACGGCTGGCCGGCGCGCAGGCATCCAGCTCGATCTCGAAGAGCAGGTCGTCGCGGCAGATGTCGCAGTGCACGTACACCGCCGGCAGCGCGAGATCATGACGTTCCTGCCACTTCTCCAGCGCCGCAGCATCGAGCGGGTACTTGAAGTATGCTGTCGCCCGCGTCACGTCCGCCCACTGCATCCGGCGACTCGTCAGGATCGCCTTCACCACTTCCATCGTGGTGTCGACCTGCCGCTCGATATCACCCAACCACAGCGAGTGGCCCTCCGGGGCGATGCTCGCGGTGCCGGAAACCAGCAACCGGCGCACGCCGCCAGAGGCGATCTCCATCGCGCGGCTGAACGAGCTGCCGTACTGCAGCGCCGTGCATTGCAGCGGCGACGCCACGTCCGTCACGCGCGCCTTGCCATCGAGGGGCTGGACCGCCCAGGCCGCGAGCGCCAGGGCCGCGCCCATCGGATTGCGCGCCTCCACGCCCGTGCTCGCCGGCACGGCGCCACTGCGGAACGGCCGCTCCGAATAGTACGCCGTGCGCACCCGGTTGAAGGTGTCGTACCAGTCCAGCAACTTCTCGTTGTAGAACCAGGTGCGCGCGATGTCCGCGAACTCGAAGTCACAATGCTCGAAGGCCTCGCGCAGGTTCTCGAAGGTTTGCTGCGCCTGGAGATCACGGCCCGCCGCCGCATCATCCGGCCCGAGCCCCGCCATGAGGCAGTGCCGGCAGTCGCGATCGGCGTACATGGTCCCGACCACCCGCCCCTTGACCAGCACGCGCTCGACCTCGGTGTCGTGCACCGCGAACGCCTGCACGCCGGCGAGCAACGCGCCGTTGCAGCTCCGGCCCTCCACCCAGAGCACCGGCCAGTCGATCGAGCCCAGGTACCGGCGCATGATGCGCGTGGTCTGCTCGCGCGCCGCGACATCGCCATAGATGAACAGCGCGACGATGGTGCCGTCCCGCTGCATCAACTGCGTCGCCAACTGGCTGAATACGGAGTCGACCGAGGCCCGCGGTCCGGCCGGCACGGTGACGACAAAGAGGGGATCCGCGGTGAGGGACGCGGGGTTGGTCACGGGAGAAAGCACGTTAGGCATAACCCGAGTGACGCCCGCCGCGCCGCCTGATTACCGCGCAAGGCATGCGGAGTTTCCCCTATCAGTCGCGGCGATCGACCGCATCAGCGCGCCCCGCCCGAGCGCGCCCCCCTTGGCCGCGGGCGATTGAGGAGCGGTGACAGGGCAAAAAAGCGCCCGGTGGCGGTTGCCACCGGGCGCGAAAGGACGACCGCGCTCGCGGTACCCTGGCTTACAGGCCCTCGATCTTCCGGAACTTCGGCACCAGGAGGTGCATGAGGATCCAGGCGGTGATGTAGGCCGAGCCGCACACGATGAAGAGGATGCCGTAGCCGACCTCGACCTTGCCGAGCTGGGTGAAGTGTTTCAGCAGCAGACCCGCGGCCTGGGCGATGAGGATGCCGCCCGCGGCACCCGCCATGCCGCCGATGCCTGTGACGGAAGCCACGGCCTTCTTCGGGAACATGTCGGACACGGTCGTGAAGATGTTCGCCGACCACGCCTGGTGCGCGGAGCACGCGATGGCGATCGTCGCGACGGCATACCACGTATTGATCTGGCCGAGACGCGAGGCCGCGAGCACGGTCAGCGGCAGGAGGGCATAGAGGAACATCGCGAGCTTGCGCGCCTTGTTGGCATCCATGCCGTGGTTGATGAAATACTTCGGCAGCCAGCCGCCGAGGATCGAGCCGAAGGTCGATACGGTGTACACCACGGCGACCGCCAGCGGCCAGCTGATGATGCCGGGGATGTCGGTCGATGCGCCGGTGTAATCCGGATGCGCGGCCATGTACTCCTTGACCTTGCGGGCATTCTCGCCGCCGAGGAAGGCCGGCAGCCAGAAGAGGTAGAACCACCAGACCGGATCGGTCAGGAACTTGCCGAAGAAGAACGCCCAGGTCTGGCGGAAGGTGAGCAGCTTGAACCAGGAGATCTTGGCCTGCGCGCCCGGCGCCGCCTCCACCTTCTGTTCATCGGCATCGCTGTGAATGTAGTCGTACTCCGCCTGCTTGAGGTGGCCGGTCTTCAGCTTGTCCGCCGGGGATGCGTACATCGTGTACCAGAAAGCCAGCCAGAGCAGGCCCACCGCACCGGTCAGAATGAACGCCCACTCCCAGCCCCAGTGAGAGGCAATCCACGGCACGCACAGCGGCGCCACGATCGCGCCCACGTTCGCACCCGAGTTGTACAGACCCGTGGCATAGGCGCGTTCCTTCTTCGGGAACCATTCGGCCATCGTCTTGTTCGCCGCCGGGAAATTGCCCGACTCGGTGATGCCGAGCATCGCGCGCCAGAAGCCGAAGCTCCAGGTGTGGTGGCCGAACGCATGGCCGATCGCCGCGAGGCTCCAGCCGATCAGCGAGGCCGCGTAGCCCTGCTTCGTCCCGACCTTGTCGATGAACCGGCCCGCCGCGAGCATGCCGAGCGCGTACGCGACCTGAAAGCTGGTCACGACATTGGCGTACATCACCTCCTGGTTGGCCTTGTCCTCGCCGAACACGCCGCTGTCGGACAGCGTCTGCTTCAGCAACCCGAGCACATTGCGATCGAGGTAGTTGATGGTGGTCGCAAAGAACACCAGCGCGCAGATCGTCCACCGGTAGTGGCCGATCTTTTCATTGATCTGGTTGAACCGGCTCGCGGCGCCGGTGCCGGGGGAATTCGTACTCGGGTCAGGACTCATGGAGTGGTTTTTTGGAGGGGTGAATCAGGCCGAGTACTTCGCGTCGAGTTCGAGGCGGAAGTACTCGCGGGCATTCGCAAAGCAGATGTTCTTCACCATCCCGCCAACCAGCTTCAGGTCGTTCGGGATCTCACCCCGCGCCATGTCGGCGCCGAGCAGGTTGCAGAGCACCCGGCGGAAATACTCGTGGCGCGGATAGCTCACGAAGCTGCGCGAATCCGTCAGCATGCCGACGAAACGCGAGAGCAGGCCGAGGTTGGAGAGCGTGTTGATTTGCCACTCCATCGCCTCCTTCTGGTCGAGGAACCACCAGCCGCTGCCGTACTGCAGCTTGCCGGGCACCGTGCCGTCCTGAAAGTTGCCGATCATCGTGCCGAACATGTAATTGTCGGCCGGATTCAGGTTGTAGATGATCGTGCGCGGCAGCTCGTTCGTGGAATCGAGCGTATTGAGGTAGCGCGAGAGCGCGACCGCCTGCGGGAAGTCGCCGATCGAGTCGAAGCCGGTGTCGGGCCCGAGCTTGCCCAGCAGCCGGGCGTTGTTGTTGCGCAGCGCGCCGAGGTGCAGCTGCTTCGTCCAGCCCCGCGCCGCATCCCAGCGGCCGAACTCGAACATCAGGAACGAGCCGTAGCGCGCGGCCTCGTCCGGCGCGGCCGCCTTGCCCGCGCGCGCCGCGTCGAACACCGCCCGTGCCTGCGCCAGCGTGCAGGGCTCGGACAACGCGTTCTCCAACCCGTGATCCGAGAGCCGGCAGCCCGCCGCGTGAAAATCGTCGTGCCGTTTCTTGAGCGCGGTCACCAAGTCGTCGAAGGACTTGATCGTCGTGTTCGCGGCGGCGGCGAGCTTCTCCACCCAGGGGTTAAACACCGCGGGATTGCCCACCATCAGCGCCTTGTCCGGGCGATACGCCGGATAAACGCGCGTCTTCATCTTGCCCGGGTTCTTTCGGATCTGCGCGTGCGTCTCGAGCGAGTCCGCCGGGTCGTCCGTCGTGCAGACAACGGCGACGTTGGACTTCGTGAGGAGGTCCTGCGTGCGCAGCTTCGGCAGCTTGGCGTTGGCCTTCTTCCAGATGCGCTCGGCTGACTTGCCGTCGAGGAGCTCGTCGATCCCGAAGTACCGCTTCAGCTCGAGATGCGTCCAGTGGTACAGCGGGTTGCGCAGCGTGTGCGGGACGGTTTCGGCCCAGGCCTGGAACTTCTCGCGCGGCGAGGCGTTGCCCGTGGCGTAGCGCTCATCGACGCCGTTGGTGCGCATCGCCCGCCACTTGTAGTGGTCGCCGCCCAGCCAGAGCTCGGCGAGGTCCGCGAACTCATGGTTCTCGGCGATCAGGTGCTGCGAGAGATGGCAGTGATAGTCGAAGATCGGCTCGTTCTCGGCGTACCGGTGGTACAGCTCACGCGCCTGCTTCGTGCTCAGGAGGAAATCGTCGTGGATGAAGGAGGTCTTGGCCATGGTCGGAAGAGGTTCAGGGTCGGCTCGCGCCCGTCGGGGCCGGGACCGCGAGACCCGGCCAGACGAGCAAAGCACCTTCGGCGTTGCTCGCGCCGCTTAAAACCGTGCCGCGCCTGGAGGTATTAGGCGCGGCGGGGATCACTTGGAGATGTCGTTCAGCATCTCGTTGAGCGACGTGTAGCGCTCAAGCAGCCGCTCGGCGGCGGCACAGGTCTCGTGCGACGCCAGCGCGGTGTTGCGCGCCAGGAAGATGATGTAACGCGC
Protein-coding regions in this window:
- the uxaC gene encoding glucuronate isomerase, with the protein product MAKTSFIHDDFLLSTKQARELYHRYAENEPIFDYHCHLSQHLIAENHEFADLAELWLGGDHYKWRAMRTNGVDERYATGNASPREKFQAWAETVPHTLRNPLYHWTHLELKRYFGIDELLDGKSAERIWKKANAKLPKLRTQDLLTKSNVAVVCTTDDPADSLETHAQIRKNPGKMKTRVYPAYRPDKALMVGNPAVFNPWVEKLAAAANTTIKSFDDLVTALKKRHDDFHAAGCRLSDHGLENALSEPCTLAQARAVFDAARAGKAAAPDEAARYGSFLMFEFGRWDAARGWTKQLHLGALRNNNARLLGKLGPDTGFDSIGDFPQAVALSRYLNTLDSTNELPRTIIYNLNPADNYMFGTMIGNFQDGTVPGKLQYGSGWWFLDQKEAMEWQINTLSNLGLLSRFVGMLTDSRSFVSYPRHEYFRRVLCNLLGADMARGEIPNDLKLVGGMVKNICFANAREYFRLELDAKYSA
- a CDS encoding MFS transporter → MSPDPSTNSPGTGAASRFNQINEKIGHYRWTICALVFFATTINYLDRNVLGLLKQTLSDSGVFGEDKANQEVMYANVVTSFQVAYALGMLAAGRFIDKVGTKQGYAASLIGWSLAAIGHAFGHHTWSFGFWRAMLGITESGNFPAANKTMAEWFPKKERAYATGLYNSGANVGAIVAPLCVPWIASHWGWEWAFILTGAVGLLWLAFWYTMYASPADKLKTGHLKQAEYDYIHSDADEQKVEAAPGAQAKISWFKLLTFRQTWAFFFGKFLTDPVWWFYLFWLPAFLGGENARKVKEYMAAHPDYTGASTDIPGIISWPLAVAVVYTVSTFGSILGGWLPKYFINHGMDANKARKLAMFLYALLPLTVLAASRLGQINTWYAVATIAIACSAHQAWSANIFTTVSDMFPKKAVASVTGIGGMAGAAGGILIAQAAGLLLKHFTQLGKVEVGYGILFIVCGSAYITAWILMHLLVPKFRKIEGL